The genomic interval GCTTTAGCGCCGCTTTCTCCAATCCGCGCAACTTGAGCTACGTCGCCTACGGCCTCGACGTTACCTCGACCAACTCGGACATGGTCCGTTACGACATCGCCGTCGATTGGACCACGGCCAATTTGGCCGCTCTGGCGTCCTCCCAAAGCTTCCATACCAACCGCCTGGCCCCCAGCGTCCTTTGCTTCAACTACCGCTTCATCCTGACCAACGGCCAGGCCGTCTCCACCGTCTCCAACGCGCAACAGGTCGCCGCCGTCCGCGTCAGCCTGGCGGCGGCGGACACCGCCACCTTCGCCCGCCTGGCGCGCGCGGGACGGGTGCGGAACGTCCGGGACGCCCTGGCCAACGCGGTGGAGGCGGAAGGGACCGTCAGCGCCAAGTCGGTCTGGGAAAGCCAGGGCTTTTCCTCCAGCTTCAACACCATGTTTCCCGGCGTCCTGCAGGGGACGGGCATCCGCTTCTTCGAGCGGACCATCCCCGTGCCCGTTTCCGGCCTCTCCACGAACTAGCGCCATGAGAAGACATTCCGACCGCGGCGTCGCCCTCATCATGGTCCTGGCGGCCGTTTCCCTTTGCAGCCTCCTGGCCGTTTCCTTCCTCATGATGAGCCAGTTCGAGGCCGGTTCCGGCAGCGCCTACGCCCGCTCCGTCTCCGCGGACGAGCTGGCGCGGGGCATGGCGCAGGAGCTGGTGGCGGAGCTTGCCGATGAGGCGCGCCAATCCGGCGCCAACACCAACTCCATTCCGCTGCCCGTCCGTGTCGGCGTCACGGTGACCAACCCGCGCCTCTCCCCCGTCGTCCGTCTGAGCACCAATGTCGCCGCCGCCGCCTTTTCCGCCGCCTTTGAGGCGAACAACGTCACCAACCCCC from Verrucomicrobium sp. carries:
- a CDS encoding prepilin-type N-terminal cleavage/methylation domain-containing protein; the encoded protein is MRTPAARSFTLIEVLVAMTVLCLMLGMLFSMTKGISDAYSRGKSGTQNDSTARGVLDAIALDLEGAVIRPDLPGFQAEGNGLLDFFTAQPGFSAAFSNPRNLSYVAYGLDVTSTNSDMVRYDIAVDWTTANLAALASSQSFHTNRLAPSVLCFNYRFILTNGQAVSTVSNAQQVAAVRVSLAAADTATFARLARAGRVRNVRDALANAVEAEGTVSAKSVWESQGFSSSFNTMFPGVLQGTGIRFFERTIPVPVSGLSTN